The following is a genomic window from Adhaeribacter radiodurans.
ACGCTATTGTAATGATTGGCGAAATTGGTGGTAATTACGAAGCAATGGCCTCGCAATACATTAAAGAAACGGGTAACAAAAAACCGGTAGTTGGTTTTATTGCCGGCCAAACCGCACCTAAAGGTCGCCGGATGGGCCACGCTGGGGCTATTATTGGCGGCGCCGACGATACCGCTGAAGCCAAGATGCGGATTATGCAGGAGTGCGGTATTTACGTAGTAAAATCACCGGCTGATATTGGCGAAACCATGGCCAAAGTACTAAAAGGTGAAAGTATTGAAGCGTAAGTGTAGCTGCTAGTACCTAGATGCTAAACACAAGACTTACTTTATAAATTTAAAAAGAGATGTCCTAAAAGGCATCTCTTTTTTTTTGCTCTTGCTAAAAGTAATTCGTCCAGAAAGTTTTCTTAAACTTTATAGGGTATTTGCAAGTTTAAAAAGTACATAAAACAGCAAATGAAGAAATCTTATAAGAAGTAATTCTATAAAACTATGCAAGACTTAACTATAACCGGACTCGAAAAAAAAAGTAATCAGGAATTAGCCACTAAGCTAAACGAACTCCTGGCGAACTACCACATTTACTACCAGAACGTGCGCGGGTTTCACTGGAACATCAAAGGCAGCAACTTTTTTCAGTTGCACGCTAAGTTCGAAGAACTGTATACCAATGCTTTAACCCGCATCGATGAAATTGCCGAACGAATTTTAACATTGGGTTATACGCCGTTACACAGTTTTTCGGATTTTATTAAAAATGCCCAGA
Proteins encoded in this region:
- a CDS encoding Dps family protein; protein product: MQDLTITGLEKKSNQELATKLNELLANYHIYYQNVRGFHWNIKGSNFFQLHAKFEELYTNALTRIDEIAERILTLGYTPLHSFSDFIKNAQIKETHNLTSDRDTVGTTIENITYIIQLERDILKLADESNDEGTEGLISTDLNENEKTFWMLNAFLNG